One Persicobacter psychrovividus DNA window includes the following coding sequences:
- the nadB gene encoding L-aspartate oxidase, translating into MPIVKSDFLVLGSGIAGLSFALKVAEHGKVNIVTKSEPRESNTRYAQGGVAGVWDKSDDVELHYKDTLIAGAGLCHPDAVKVLVQEGPDRLQELIDMGCNFDQNEDGSYNLAKEGGHSRHRILHCADLTGAEVERALLERAEAHPNITIFDHHMGVDLITEHHVLGNLRADFNMCFGAYILDINSRRVLPFQADFTMLATGGASQAYQHTTNPEVATGDGLAMAYRAGVRIANMEFIQFHPTCLYNPGKKPFLITEAMRGHGAYLVNERGERFMHKYDERLELAPRDIVARAIDTEMKQLRSECVFLDVSHIEKEDLLKHFPNIYQHCKKHLKIDIAHDRIPVTPAAHYVCGGVMTNLNALTSMQNLYAAGETAHSGIHGGNRLASNSLLEALVFTHRAAEKIISKRLKNRRDFSNIVIPSWDDSGAKNKEEWFLIRSNLSQIKHVMWDYVGIVRSTIHLKSAYKRMSVYLKEIEDYYKRTRISPELLQLRNCAAVGDMIIQSALRRHESRGAHYMTDYPSTRESCKKDTIIVGKI; encoded by the coding sequence ATGCCGATCGTAAAGTCAGACTTTTTAGTCTTGGGCTCTGGAATTGCTGGATTATCATTTGCCCTGAAAGTTGCTGAACATGGTAAAGTCAATATTGTAACCAAATCCGAACCGAGGGAGTCAAATACCCGCTATGCACAGGGCGGAGTTGCGGGAGTCTGGGATAAATCAGATGATGTTGAACTGCATTACAAAGACACCCTTATTGCAGGGGCAGGCCTTTGCCATCCCGATGCCGTGAAGGTATTGGTGCAGGAAGGCCCAGACCGACTGCAGGAGCTGATTGATATGGGCTGTAACTTTGACCAGAATGAGGACGGTAGCTATAATTTGGCCAAAGAAGGAGGACATTCCCGTCACCGAATTTTACATTGTGCCGACCTTACAGGGGCTGAAGTAGAACGCGCATTATTGGAACGCGCGGAGGCACACCCGAACATCACGATCTTTGATCATCACATGGGTGTGGACCTCATCACTGAACACCATGTGCTGGGCAATCTGCGGGCAGATTTCAATATGTGTTTTGGGGCCTATATCCTTGATATCAATTCAAGGCGGGTACTTCCTTTTCAGGCAGATTTCACCATGCTGGCCACAGGTGGTGCATCGCAAGCTTATCAGCATACCACCAACCCTGAGGTAGCCACAGGCGATGGCCTCGCAATGGCCTACCGTGCTGGGGTGCGGATCGCAAATATGGAATTCATCCAGTTTCACCCGACCTGCCTTTACAATCCGGGGAAAAAACCATTTTTGATTACCGAAGCCATGCGTGGACACGGAGCATATTTGGTGAATGAGCGAGGGGAACGTTTCATGCATAAATATGATGAGCGCCTGGAACTTGCCCCACGTGATATTGTGGCAAGAGCGATTGATACGGAGATGAAACAATTGCGCAGTGAATGTGTATTCCTTGATGTGTCACATATTGAAAAAGAAGATTTACTGAAGCACTTCCCCAATATCTATCAGCACTGTAAAAAACACCTCAAGATAGATATTGCCCATGATAGGATTCCTGTAACCCCTGCCGCCCACTATGTTTGTGGAGGGGTAATGACCAACCTGAATGCCCTGACCTCCATGCAAAACCTCTATGCCGCAGGAGAAACCGCACATTCGGGGATTCACGGGGGAAATCGCCTGGCTTCAAATTCACTTTTGGAAGCTTTGGTGTTTACGCATCGTGCTGCAGAGAAAATCATTTCCAAACGATTGAAAAACCGCCGAGATTTCTCCAATATCGTGATTCCTTCGTGGGATGATTCTGGCGCGAAAAATAAAGAAGAATGGTTTTTGATCCGAAGCAATCTTTCGCAAATCAAGCATGTTATGTGGGATTATGTTGGGATTGTTCGTTCGACAATCCACCTCAAGAGTGCTTATAAGCGTATGTCGGTGTATCTGAAAGAAATTGAGGACTACTACAAGCGCACCCGTATTTCGCCAGAGCTTTTGCAGTTGCGTAATTGTGCTGCCGTAGGCGATATGATTATACAGTCTGCTTTGAGGCGACATGAAAGCCGTGGGGCACATTACATGACCGACTACCCCTCTACGCGGGAAAGTTGTAAAAAAGACACAATTATCGTCGGGAAAATCTAA
- a CDS encoding DUF4837 family protein, protein MKNMLKSAGAVFVLLLLILSSCDTDSSGRRKKEYLPAATGQFGQIILVMDSVAMKGAVGEAIEDVIESNYPVLPQPEPRFKVIHVTPKTFTASLLHQATIIRVYTSDNKSRGNALTKKAVPASIKNKLDNANPGDYMSVAKDVYARGQEVVFFYGKTQEELAGKIMVNAEVIQNYLNNRVKKRVIRDLYTKESKVEAFNITKKFGASMRVPFGYKKAEEAEDFLWFRNPGQKIDKNFFMASIPFTDESQLEPDAIVAWRDRLCKQHVLGSDDPNSYMETQKILKPESRVVDFNGKYAVEIRGLWRLHEIAMGGTYVGYAIVDEAQKKLFYIEGFLYRPGGNKREMMRELETILWTFRTSDQLPKGNTATKPQSK, encoded by the coding sequence ATGAAAAATATGTTGAAGTCCGCAGGGGCTGTTTTTGTACTGTTACTTTTAATTTTAAGTTCTTGTGATACCGATTCTTCAGGCCGTCGCAAAAAAGAATACCTTCCCGCGGCTACAGGTCAGTTTGGGCAGATCATTCTTGTGATGGACTCTGTAGCGATGAAAGGGGCCGTTGGTGAGGCAATTGAAGATGTGATTGAGAGCAATTACCCCGTGCTCCCACAGCCTGAACCCCGCTTCAAGGTGATTCACGTTACTCCAAAAACTTTCACGGCTTCTTTATTGCACCAGGCAACGATCATTAGGGTTTACACCTCAGATAATAAAAGCCGAGGCAACGCACTGACTAAAAAGGCTGTTCCAGCGAGCATCAAAAATAAGCTGGACAATGCGAACCCAGGCGACTATATGTCTGTGGCCAAAGATGTTTATGCGCGCGGTCAGGAAGTGGTTTTCTTCTATGGTAAGACACAGGAAGAATTGGCAGGGAAAATTATGGTGAATGCTGAAGTGATTCAAAATTACCTGAACAATCGCGTGAAGAAGCGTGTGATCAGGGATTTGTACACCAAGGAATCAAAAGTAGAGGCCTTTAACATCACTAAAAAATTCGGGGCGAGTATGCGCGTTCCTTTTGGTTACAAAAAAGCGGAAGAGGCGGAAGATTTCTTGTGGTTCCGTAACCCAGGGCAGAAAATTGATAAAAACTTCTTTATGGCCTCCATACCATTCACTGATGAGTCACAGCTTGAGCCTGATGCTATTGTTGCCTGGCGTGACCGCCTTTGCAAGCAGCATGTTTTGGGCAGCGATGACCCGAACTCTTATATGGAAACCCAAAAAATCCTGAAGCCAGAATCAAGGGTGGTGGATTTTAATGGGAAATATGCCGTAGAGATTCGAGGCTTGTGGCGATTGCACGAGATTGCCATGGGTGGAACTTATGTGGGGTACGCTATTGTGGATGAAGCCCAAAAGAAACTGTTTTATATTGAAGGCTTTTTGTATCGCCCAGGTGGCAACAAAAGAGAAATGATGCGTGAGTTGGAAACGATCCTTTGGACCTTCAGAACCTCTGACCAATTGCCTAAAGGAAATACAGCCACAAAACCTCAAAGTAAGTAA
- a CDS encoding cysteine-rich CWC family protein, whose amino-acid sequence MIQKHEAKTCQRCGNNFECKVGNITECQCNAVTFTQEEKDFIKEKAYSDCICVQCMRELKQEYQDFRRQQQMKNIKQR is encoded by the coding sequence ATGATCCAGAAACACGAAGCCAAGACATGCCAAAGATGTGGCAACAATTTTGAATGTAAGGTAGGTAACATCACTGAATGCCAGTGTAACGCAGTTACATTTACGCAAGAGGAAAAGGATTTCATCAAGGAAAAAGCATACAGCGACTGTATTTGTGTGCAATGTATGCGGGAATTGAAACAGGAATATCAGGACTTCAGGCGGCAGCAACAGATGAAAAACATTAAGCAACGATAA
- a CDS encoding serine hydrolase domain-containing protein: MSFPSIFKYPLQGLLLCLLLNCNAFAQGNRPPEWLNKMVKVSSETHDNAGTLCMVDFPNKNQWIAVAGYANKAQNVPAIANYSFEIGSMTKMFIATAILQLHEQGLLDINKPISKYIDEPWVKNLNRFNKKDWSDSISIRSVMNHTAGIYDYLDDGSDEATIEKYGYQGRLKISPREIIRTSNTRGSYGPPNKKWRYSNTGYQALGILIEKVSGQNYQQYIRTHILQPANLTQTYFGTNMTEQQAKTKMQGYFNGQKIQMSFYLAGAAGEIVSTMPDMVKFIRAWWQGDFFSKAETTQLLRNSSFVGTGSIGQYGLANMHLFNIYGHSGQTFGFNAFAGIIPEKNIVVIWVSNDSQASAYSPVINIADKLDPQDKH; the protein is encoded by the coding sequence ATGTCTTTTCCTTCAATTTTTAAATACCCGTTGCAAGGACTCCTGCTTTGCCTGTTGTTGAACTGTAATGCCTTTGCGCAGGGTAACCGCCCACCTGAGTGGCTCAATAAAATGGTGAAGGTTTCCTCAGAAACCCACGATAATGCCGGTACGCTGTGCATGGTGGATTTCCCCAATAAAAACCAGTGGATTGCCGTGGCGGGCTATGCCAACAAGGCTCAGAATGTCCCTGCAATTGCCAATTACAGCTTTGAGATTGGCAGTATGACCAAGATGTTTATTGCCACGGCTATTTTGCAGCTTCATGAGCAGGGCTTGCTCGATATCAATAAGCCGATCAGTAAATATATTGATGAGCCCTGGGTGAAAAACCTGAATCGCTTTAATAAAAAAGACTGGAGTGATTCGATTAGTATCCGCAGCGTAATGAACCACACGGCGGGAATTTATGATTACCTTGATGATGGCTCTGACGAGGCTACGATTGAAAAATATGGCTATCAGGGAAGGCTGAAGATTAGCCCTCGGGAGATTATTCGCACCTCCAACACGCGGGGCAGTTACGGCCCTCCGAACAAAAAATGGCGATACAGCAACACAGGCTATCAGGCCCTGGGGATTTTGATTGAAAAGGTCAGTGGGCAAAATTATCAGCAATACATTCGGACACATATTCTTCAGCCTGCCAACCTGACCCAAACCTACTTCGGAACAAATATGACCGAACAACAGGCAAAGACAAAAATGCAGGGGTACTTTAATGGTCAGAAGATACAAATGTCGTTTTACCTGGCTGGTGCGGCAGGGGAGATCGTCAGTACAATGCCTGATATGGTAAAGTTTATTCGTGCGTGGTGGCAGGGGGACTTCTTCAGCAAAGCTGAAACCACCCAGCTGTTGCGGAACAGCAGCTTTGTCGGCACAGGCTCCATTGGCCAATATGGCTTAGCGAACATGCACCTTTTTAATATTTATGGGCATAGCGGTCAGACTTTCGGTTTTAATGCCTTTGCAGGCATTATTCCTGAAAAAAATATTGTTGTGATTTGGGTGAGCAATGATTCCCAGGCCAGCGCCTACAGTCCCGTCATCAATATTGCAGATAAGCTTGATCCGCAGGATAAACATTAG
- a CDS encoding FAD-dependent oxidoreductase: MENQETIIIVGGLSAGPSAAAKARRMNENARILLFEKTDYISYATCGIPYAFSNTIKQREKLLVIKPALLENRFAVEMHLNEPVLDILPDQHLVVTPEGNYTYDKLIFATGARPFVPEIPNLVEASNWSNVRNQADFDKIYDHLSEMKDIVILGGGLIGVESAENLCKAGKNVTLVELAPTILATWDEKFGHLAGEALRAGGVEVITGVGVSEAVVEDGRLIAVKVGDKIIKADYLMTAVGGRPNTEILKDKGADTIGNGALVVNSRMETSLPDIYAAGDNVSIKNIINNEAGYFPMGTHSNKGGRVAGANAAGGNEQFPGAYGTAIVKVFDYTMARTGFNEHALEQRNIPFKSTLIIAASTPGFYPDPKDLFVELFYEPQSGRLLGAEVFGEKGADKRIDVLATAIYAKLTVQDLPNLDLAYAPPFSPAKDPVVVAGYTASNTMKFAHEEISPRDLVQYLETVDSTSYQLLDVRNPVELQQQGQIPEAINIPLDQLRDRIEELDAEKTQLIYCQKGLRGYLASMILVNNGFTKVKNMQGGFLLYSKSALPIVPVSVQG; the protein is encoded by the coding sequence ATGGAAAATCAAGAAACAATCATCATCGTCGGTGGCTTATCTGCTGGCCCATCAGCAGCAGCTAAAGCAAGAAGAATGAACGAAAATGCGCGCATTCTTCTATTTGAAAAAACGGATTACATCAGTTATGCGACCTGTGGTATTCCTTATGCTTTTTCAAATACCATCAAGCAACGTGAAAAATTGTTGGTGATTAAGCCTGCATTGCTGGAAAACCGTTTTGCCGTTGAGATGCACTTGAACGAACCCGTGCTTGACATTCTCCCAGATCAGCACCTCGTGGTTACCCCTGAAGGGAACTATACTTATGATAAGTTGATTTTTGCCACAGGAGCCCGCCCTTTTGTTCCTGAAATCCCTAATTTGGTAGAAGCCTCCAACTGGTCGAATGTGCGGAATCAGGCAGATTTCGATAAAATTTACGATCACCTCTCGGAGATGAAGGATATTGTTATTCTTGGCGGAGGACTGATAGGTGTGGAGTCTGCTGAGAACCTCTGTAAGGCGGGCAAGAATGTTACCCTTGTAGAATTGGCACCTACGATACTGGCCACCTGGGACGAGAAATTTGGTCACCTTGCAGGAGAGGCATTGCGCGCTGGAGGCGTCGAGGTGATTACTGGAGTCGGAGTTTCTGAAGCAGTGGTGGAAGATGGCCGCCTGATCGCCGTAAAAGTAGGCGATAAAATCATAAAAGCGGATTATTTGATGACTGCCGTGGGTGGCCGTCCAAATACTGAAATACTGAAAGACAAAGGCGCTGATACCATCGGAAATGGGGCGTTGGTGGTCAATAGCCGAATGGAAACCAGCCTGCCAGATATTTATGCCGCTGGGGATAATGTGTCCATTAAAAACATCATTAACAATGAGGCGGGTTACTTCCCTATGGGGACGCACTCCAACAAGGGAGGTCGGGTAGCTGGTGCAAATGCAGCAGGGGGAAATGAGCAGTTCCCTGGCGCATACGGTACGGCTATCGTTAAGGTGTTTGATTATACCATGGCGCGGACAGGCTTCAATGAGCATGCTCTTGAGCAGCGGAATATCCCCTTCAAAAGTACGCTGATTATTGCGGCATCTACTCCGGGATTTTATCCTGACCCGAAAGATTTATTTGTGGAACTGTTTTATGAACCACAGTCAGGTCGACTGTTGGGGGCAGAAGTGTTTGGCGAAAAGGGTGCTGATAAGCGTATTGATGTGTTGGCGACAGCCATTTACGCAAAGCTTACCGTACAAGACCTGCCCAATCTTGATCTGGCCTATGCGCCTCCATTTTCACCCGCAAAGGATCCTGTTGTGGTTGCTGGTTATACAGCCTCGAATACCATGAAATTCGCCCATGAGGAAATCAGCCCAAGAGACCTGGTACAATACCTTGAAACGGTAGATTCCACCTCCTATCAGCTCCTTGATGTCCGTAACCCTGTGGAATTGCAACAACAGGGGCAAATTCCTGAGGCTATTAATATTCCTTTGGATCAGCTGAGAGATCGAATAGAAGAACTGGATGCGGAAAAAACACAGCTCATTTATTGCCAAAAAGGACTACGGGGCTATTTGGCAAGCATGATTTTAGTAAACAATGGTTTTACCAAAGTAAAAAATATGCAGGGTGGTTTTCTGCTTTACAGTAAGTCGGCCTTGCCAATTGTCCCTGTTAGCGTACAGGGCTAA
- a CDS encoding twin-arginine translocase TatA/TatE family subunit: MFNMGGSEWIIIILFVVVFFGAKKIPELARGLGKGIREFKDATKEIKDEIDDAGKEIKK; the protein is encoded by the coding sequence ATGTTTAATATGGGTGGCTCAGAATGGATAATTATTATTCTGTTTGTTGTAGTGTTTTTCGGAGCAAAGAAAATTCCTGAATTGGCGCGTGGCTTAGGAAAAGGAATTCGCGAGTTCAAAGATGCGACCAAAGAGATTAAAGATGAAATTGACGATGCAGGTAAAGAGATCAAAAAATAA
- a CDS encoding lytic transglycosylase domain-containing protein: protein MKKTIGLVSLMLALTATVKAEHTDNNKVTPDHEVSMPMVSPDYDYEYIPDPGYKVVGERMALLDAEQRIPMHYNEKVKNFIDYFTLRNRGYTKEIIRKSHMYFPIFEKTLAQYNLPDELKYLSIVESGLRPAARSHAGAMGLWQFMYFTGREYGLQRTSYYDDRVNPVKATEAACKMFTSLYSQFNDWELALAAYNCGPGNVRKAIRRSGKKTFWGIYNYLPRETRSYVPQFAAVVYTMKYAEEHNLYVDDPAYLPDFREVLVSQFTNLKVLANQLEICPEDLRKLNPSLKHDAIPPFAKSYPLILPVEAAERFTADAEILLDSATYGQKEIDMIARNIPGSVYGRERIRHRVRSGDVLGKIARRYGVRVSDVREWNNIRGNMIRVGQRLDIWVKPSYFDHQAKKYNRQHSAKKTSSSKRSTAKSKPISGKIYVVKSGDSLWSICKEIDGLTVSQLKKWNGLRSNHLKVGQKLKVG from the coding sequence ATGAAGAAAACAATAGGATTGGTGAGCTTGATGTTGGCCCTAACCGCAACAGTTAAAGCTGAGCATACTGATAATAACAAAGTTACCCCCGATCATGAGGTGTCGATGCCGATGGTATCACCAGATTATGATTATGAATATATCCCAGATCCTGGTTATAAGGTGGTTGGTGAGCGTATGGCATTGTTGGATGCCGAGCAGCGCATTCCAATGCATTATAACGAAAAGGTGAAGAATTTTATTGACTACTTCACCCTGCGTAACCGTGGCTATACCAAGGAAATCATTCGAAAATCACATATGTATTTCCCGATTTTTGAAAAAACACTGGCGCAGTATAATCTTCCCGATGAGTTAAAATACCTTTCTATTGTAGAATCAGGGCTGAGGCCTGCAGCAAGGTCGCACGCAGGGGCGATGGGGCTTTGGCAATTTATGTATTTTACAGGTCGTGAATATGGGTTGCAGCGCACCTCCTATTATGACGACCGAGTGAATCCTGTGAAAGCCACAGAGGCCGCCTGTAAAATGTTTACCAGTTTGTACAGTCAGTTCAATGACTGGGAATTGGCCTTGGCAGCCTACAACTGTGGGCCAGGAAATGTGCGTAAAGCCATTCGTCGATCAGGAAAAAAGACCTTCTGGGGAATTTACAATTACCTCCCGCGCGAAACCCGCTCCTATGTACCGCAGTTTGCGGCGGTCGTTTATACCATGAAATATGCTGAAGAGCATAATTTGTATGTCGATGACCCGGCCTATTTGCCAGATTTTCGAGAGGTGCTGGTAAGTCAGTTTACCAACCTGAAAGTGTTGGCCAATCAGTTGGAGATTTGCCCTGAGGACCTTCGCAAGCTCAACCCATCATTAAAGCACGATGCTATCCCTCCTTTTGCAAAATCTTACCCATTGATTTTGCCTGTGGAAGCTGCGGAGCGGTTTACTGCCGATGCTGAAATTTTACTGGATTCAGCAACTTACGGTCAGAAGGAAATCGACATGATCGCGCGAAATATTCCTGGCAGTGTATACGGACGTGAGCGTATTCGTCACAGAGTACGGTCAGGGGATGTGCTTGGCAAGATTGCCCGACGGTATGGGGTTCGGGTTTCGGATGTCCGTGAGTGGAACAACATTCGAGGCAACATGATTCGGGTCGGTCAGCGTCTTGATATTTGGGTGAAACCATCGTATTTCGACCATCAGGCAAAAAAATATAACCGTCAGCATTCCGCAAAGAAAACAAGCTCTTCGAAGAGGTCAACAGCTAAAAGCAAACCAATTTCAGGCAAAATTTATGTCGTTAAATCTGGGGATAGCCTTTGGAGCATCTGTAAAGAAATTGACGGCCTAACGGTCAGTCAGCTGAAAAAATGGAATGGGCTGAGATCTAATCACCTCAAGGTGGGCCAAAAACTTAAAGTAGGATAA
- a CDS encoding septal ring lytic transglycosylase RlpA family protein, which translates to MMTKTILRALLFLAVPLLMFSNNAQAQKMGQHLHGKVSYYANKFNGRKTASGERFSNKKLTCAHRTFAFGTQLKVTNKATGQSVIVRVNDRGPYAKGRVVDLSRKAMEEIGGIKTGVIDATVEVVGLAGGAAESRPIVAPEATAAPKSAPNKPLNASVKTIQQPALIHTFELNVQPATLSSGFVIQCGNYQSTDFLLQKLATIPPLGKQQVQVIRAGGQTQYRLLIGEFSSRKQAEKALTEVKKSFSTAFVIAIQKLKA; encoded by the coding sequence ATGATGACAAAGACCATACTGCGTGCTTTACTATTCCTGGCGGTGCCATTGCTCATGTTCAGCAATAATGCCCAGGCACAGAAAATGGGGCAACACCTGCACGGTAAAGTCTCTTATTATGCCAATAAATTTAACGGGAGAAAAACCGCCAGCGGTGAACGCTTCAGTAACAAAAAACTGACTTGCGCACACCGTACCTTTGCCTTTGGCACCCAACTGAAAGTAACCAATAAAGCGACAGGGCAATCGGTTATTGTCCGAGTAAATGACCGCGGCCCTTATGCGAAGGGACGTGTAGTTGACCTATCAAGGAAAGCCATGGAAGAGATCGGGGGAATAAAAACGGGCGTGATCGACGCGACTGTCGAGGTGGTTGGCCTGGCAGGAGGTGCCGCTGAGTCAAGGCCGATCGTAGCACCTGAAGCGACTGCAGCTCCAAAATCAGCCCCGAATAAACCCTTGAATGCTTCCGTAAAAACAATCCAACAACCTGCCCTCATTCATACTTTTGAGCTGAATGTTCAGCCAGCCACTTTAAGCAGTGGCTTTGTTATTCAGTGTGGCAATTATCAGTCTACCGATTTTTTGCTTCAAAAGCTGGCCACAATACCGCCTTTGGGCAAACAACAAGTTCAGGTAATAAGGGCAGGAGGCCAAACACAGTACCGCTTGCTGATTGGGGAGTTTTCCAGCCGCAAACAGGCAGAAAAAGCATTGACTGAGGTGAAAAAATCTTTTTCCACTGCATTCGTCATTGCGATCCAAAAATTGAAAGCCTAA
- a CDS encoding NADP-dependent malic enzyme, protein MSDKLKRDALAYHQQGTPGKIEVVPTKPVSTQLDLALAYSPGVAEPCLEIAKDKSNSFKYTAKGNLVGVISNGTAVLGLGNIGAEASKPVMEGKGVLFKKFAGIDVFDIEIDEEDPDKFIQIVKAMEPTFGGVNLEDIKAPESFKIEQTLIKEMNIPVMHDDQHGTAIISSAALLNAMEIVGKKIEEMKFVVNGAGASAIACTKLYVSLGAKKENILMLDSKGVIKNDRENLDESKAMFATDRRDVSTLEEAIKGADMFLGLSRANVLSSEAVKSMAENPIVFALANPDPEIPYEEAMASRKDIIMATGRSDHPNQVNNVLGFPYIFRGALDVQATTINEEMKLAAVRALAEMTKESVPEMVKQAYGEQAISFGREYLIPKPLDPRLISRISPAVAKAAIDSGVARTHIDDWDAYRVELEERIGIHQSLIRDVIATAKSQPKRIVMIDGESSKMIQAAFSIMDEAIGTPILLGNEELIRSRIAALQLEMPEVEIINPMRRNDEREEFGAQLWETRKRKGMTLKQCVKSMRDRSNYAAMMVENGQADVVLGGVTQDYPNALLPSLQVIGKRADVNRVAGMNIVTANNNPYFFADTTVNVNPSAEELAGIIELTAERVRSFNIEPRIAVLSYSNFGSAKGEVPAKVQQAVEIVKGNQPELVVEGDIQANVAVNSELQQEVYPFSALAEKGANTFVFPDLASGNIAYKLLMELGGAESVGPILLGMNKPVQILQLGASVREIVQLAAIGVVEAQNN, encoded by the coding sequence ATGTCAGACAAATTAAAGCGAGATGCCTTAGCTTACCATCAGCAAGGCACTCCAGGAAAGATTGAGGTTGTTCCTACCAAACCAGTAAGTACCCAGTTGGATTTGGCCTTGGCTTACTCTCCAGGGGTAGCAGAGCCATGTCTTGAAATTGCTAAAGACAAAAGCAATTCCTTCAAATATACCGCCAAGGGGAACCTTGTAGGGGTAATTTCCAATGGTACAGCCGTTTTGGGCTTAGGAAACATCGGTGCAGAAGCCTCCAAGCCTGTGATGGAAGGGAAAGGTGTCCTTTTCAAAAAATTCGCAGGGATTGATGTCTTCGATATTGAAATCGATGAGGAAGATCCTGACAAATTTATTCAGATTGTAAAAGCCATGGAGCCCACCTTCGGGGGGGTAAACCTTGAGGATATCAAGGCACCAGAAAGCTTTAAAATTGAGCAGACGCTGATCAAGGAAATGAACATTCCTGTGATGCACGATGACCAGCATGGTACAGCCATCATCTCCTCCGCAGCATTGTTGAATGCCATGGAGATTGTTGGCAAGAAAATCGAAGAAATGAAGTTTGTGGTGAATGGCGCAGGAGCATCTGCAATCGCCTGTACCAAATTGTACGTTTCTTTGGGAGCAAAAAAGGAAAACATCCTGATGCTCGACTCCAAGGGTGTGATTAAAAACGACCGAGAAAACCTGGACGAAAGTAAGGCGATGTTTGCCACAGACCGCCGAGATGTTTCAACACTCGAGGAGGCGATCAAAGGGGCTGATATGTTCCTTGGCTTATCGCGTGCCAATGTGCTTTCTTCAGAAGCGGTGAAGTCCATGGCTGAAAACCCGATTGTTTTTGCTTTGGCAAATCCTGACCCAGAGATTCCTTATGAAGAGGCAATGGCTTCCCGTAAGGATATTATCATGGCGACTGGCCGTTCTGATCACCCCAACCAGGTGAACAACGTGCTGGGCTTCCCTTATATTTTCCGTGGAGCGCTTGATGTACAGGCAACCACCATCAATGAAGAAATGAAACTTGCCGCTGTTCGTGCTTTGGCAGAGATGACCAAAGAGTCTGTTCCTGAAATGGTGAAGCAGGCTTACGGAGAGCAGGCTATCAGCTTTGGGCGCGAGTATTTGATTCCTAAGCCACTGGATCCACGCCTGATCAGCAGGATTTCCCCTGCAGTAGCCAAAGCAGCGATTGATTCTGGTGTAGCACGCACGCACATCGATGATTGGGATGCTTATCGTGTGGAACTCGAAGAGCGTATAGGTATTCACCAAAGCTTGATTCGCGATGTAATTGCCACGGCCAAAAGTCAGCCAAAGCGCATTGTAATGATTGATGGCGAGTCTTCGAAAATGATTCAGGCGGCCTTCAGTATTATGGATGAAGCTATCGGTACACCTATTCTTTTAGGGAACGAGGAACTGATCCGCAGCCGAATTGCAGCATTGCAGCTGGAAATGCCTGAGGTGGAAATCATCAATCCGATGAGAAGAAACGATGAGCGCGAGGAATTCGGAGCTCAGCTCTGGGAAACGCGCAAGCGCAAGGGCATGACGTTGAAACAATGTGTGAAATCCATGCGCGATCGCAGTAACTATGCCGCAATGATGGTTGAAAATGGCCAGGCAGATGTGGTGCTGGGTGGCGTTACGCAGGATTATCCTAATGCACTTTTGCCAAGTTTACAGGTGATCGGCAAGCGCGCTGATGTAAATCGTGTAGCGGGAATGAACATCGTTACGGCCAATAATAATCCGTACTTTTTTGCAGATACAACGGTTAATGTGAACCCTTCGGCAGAAGAGCTGGCGGGAATTATCGAGCTGACAGCCGAGCGTGTGCGTTCCTTCAATATCGAACCTCGTATTGCGGTATTATCTTACTCTAACTTTGGCTCTGCTAAAGGAGAGGTACCAGCAAAGGTGCAGCAGGCCGTTGAGATCGTTAAGGGCAATCAGCCAGAATTGGTAGTGGAAGGAGACATTCAGGCCAATGTAGCGGTAAATTCTGAACTTCAGCAGGAGGTTTACCCTTTCAGTGCTTTGGCAGAGAAAGGGGCCAACACTTTTGTATTCCCTGATTTGGCTTCGGGTAATATTGCCTACAAATTACTGATGGAACTTGGCGGTGCAGAATCTGTCGGACCAATTTTGCTGGGCATGAACAAGCCAGTACAGATCTTGCAGCTGGGAGCCTCTGTTCGTGAGATTGTCCAATTGGCGGCGATTGGCGTTGTGGAAGCACAAAATAATTAA